From the genome of Hymenobacter sp. PAMC 26628, one region includes:
- a CDS encoding glycosyltransferase family 2 protein, whose translation MRPAIDSILDQTLQDFELILVDDCSKDESLAVARSYEADPRVRVLANAQNRGRSFSDNYGAEYARGRYIAKMDADDIALPHRLQRQVDFLEKNPTVGLTSGFMQCFGESEIVYVYPVSADDVRSFLLFNMPVANPTVCFRRSLLSEHGLRYDDTIQDTFGEDYEFIARAAQVVDIVNQPEVLLNYRTLPQAVKGDVHARRNAKSNQIREKLLRGFGVPFTGRELHVHNTIAYYPFTLGDISLAEVHDWLWKIQAYNQQRQYVKPSSMLRCVAERWFLTCYLNPDKQTNSFAEYRRHELSRHFTPTAKLYGKFMIKNFVLRHL comes from the coding sequence TTGCGTCCTGCCATCGATAGCATTTTAGACCAAACGCTTCAAGATTTTGAGCTTATCCTTGTCGATGATTGCTCGAAGGATGAAAGCCTGGCCGTGGCCCGCAGCTACGAGGCTGACCCCCGGGTGCGGGTGCTGGCCAACGCGCAAAATAGGGGGCGTTCGTTCAGCGACAACTACGGAGCCGAATACGCCCGCGGCCGCTACATTGCTAAAATGGACGCCGATGACATTGCCTTGCCGCACCGCTTGCAAAGGCAGGTTGATTTCCTGGAGAAAAATCCCACGGTGGGCCTGACCAGTGGGTTTATGCAGTGTTTTGGTGAATCGGAAATAGTATATGTGTACCCGGTATCGGCCGATGACGTGCGCAGCTTTTTGCTGTTCAACATGCCGGTTGCCAACCCTACGGTTTGCTTCCGCCGCTCCTTGCTGAGCGAGCACGGGCTGCGCTACGACGACACCATTCAGGACACCTTCGGCGAAGATTACGAGTTTATCGCCCGGGCCGCGCAGGTGGTCGATATCGTTAACCAGCCGGAAGTGCTGCTAAATTACCGTACTTTGCCCCAGGCGGTGAAGGGCGACGTGCACGCCCGGCGCAATGCCAAGTCCAACCAAATTCGGGAAAAGCTGCTACGGGGGTTCGGCGTTCCGTTCACCGGGCGCGAGCTGCACGTACACAATACCATCGCCTATTATCCTTTCACGCTCGGCGATATTTCACTGGCCGAAGTGCACGACTGGCTTTGGAAAATACAGGCTTATAACCAACAACGGCAGTACGTAAAGCCTTCGTCGATGCTGCGATGCGTGGCGGAACGCTGGTTTCTAACGTGCTACCTCAACCCGGACAAGCAAACAAATTCGTTTGCGGAATACCGGCGGCACGAATTGTCGCGGCACTTTACGCCCACGGCCAAGCTGTACGGAAAATTTATGATCAAGAACTTTGTGCTGCGGCATCTGTAA
- a CDS encoding glycosyltransferase, protein MPATLQALAGLDRPTEFAVELLVIDNASTDATAAVAERTLAALKPFFSYQVLYEVRPGKSRALELGFAKARYRYVCIVDDDNLLAPSYLNLAWEIMEADPAIGVLGGAGEPLCEVMPPAWFPQFAIDYAAAPQAPCSGDVTQTNRFLYGAGMVLRKPAWDKMVSQGFVSLVTEVRGSKPSGEDNEMCYALIFDGYKIWYDARLRFRHVISAQRLTWQFLCKTYRANATSHVELRPWVHFLEVGAQQPSRVPPLMWLRNGIYMLRYMFAFLGRALRRGELGKEGSADSIRVFYYWQSFKACMQKELQRDRSFYQVQKFIACLHHPLSNKSK, encoded by the coding sequence TTGCCGGCCACGCTGCAGGCCTTGGCCGGGCTAGACCGGCCGACGGAATTTGCGGTGGAGCTTCTCGTTATCGACAACGCTTCGACTGACGCGACTGCGGCAGTTGCCGAGCGCACCCTAGCAGCGCTGAAGCCTTTTTTTTCGTACCAAGTGTTGTATGAGGTACGCCCGGGCAAAAGCCGTGCCCTGGAGTTGGGTTTTGCCAAAGCCCGCTACCGGTACGTGTGCATCGTAGATGACGATAACTTGCTTGCCCCCAGCTACTTAAATCTGGCCTGGGAAATAATGGAGGCAGACCCGGCCATTGGAGTGCTAGGCGGAGCGGGCGAGCCGCTGTGTGAAGTGATGCCACCAGCGTGGTTTCCGCAGTTTGCCATCGATTATGCGGCGGCCCCACAGGCCCCGTGCTCTGGCGACGTCACTCAGACGAATCGGTTTCTGTACGGGGCCGGAATGGTGCTTCGCAAGCCGGCCTGGGACAAAATGGTCAGTCAGGGCTTCGTGTCGCTGGTAACGGAGGTGCGCGGCAGCAAGCCCAGCGGCGAAGACAACGAGATGTGCTACGCGTTAATATTCGACGGCTACAAAATATGGTATGATGCGCGGCTACGCTTCCGGCACGTCATCTCGGCGCAACGACTAACGTGGCAATTTTTATGCAAAACTTACCGGGCTAACGCCACTTCGCACGTCGAGCTACGCCCTTGGGTTCATTTCTTGGAAGTAGGAGCTCAGCAGCCGTCCCGGGTACCACCGCTGATGTGGCTGCGCAACGGCATCTACATGCTGCGTTACATGTTCGCCTTTTTGGGGCGGGCGCTGCGTCGCGGCGAGTTAGGCAAGGAAGGCAGCGCCGATTCCATTCGGGTCTTCTACTACTGGCAGTCCTTCAAAGCGTGTATGCAGAAGGAATTGCAACGGGACCGCAGCTTTTATCAGGTACAGAAATTTATTGCGTGCCTGCACCACCCCTTAAGTAACAAATCCAAGTAG
- a CDS encoding glycosyltransferase, which produces MKGVAVLICTYNGAARLPETLRHLAQQRVAAGIRWEVVLVSNASTDDTLAVAPRLWAALGAPAPLRVLDEPQAGKEHALVRGFAAAAYEFMAVVDDDNWLAPGYVQRAYEVMSAHPEIGILGAHGQGAFEVPPPVWFAQFEAVYAVGPQNGGQNGPLPDKAGYLYGAGSVVRQTGWRKLLAYGFAFTTSAKRGEVLSGAEDIELGDALRLAGYKLWYDDELRFQHFMYKERLTWEYLLRMARSTASSQLTSVVYYFIFRHPNLTETRFRQLYAKRILWLSTQVAKKPGALVTALSRPNDEHSTRNFETLRLLYNLKTSVTQRTAAVQVFRQVRALQQRLADLERATKSTTST; this is translated from the coding sequence ATGAAAGGAGTAGCGGTACTCATCTGCACATACAACGGTGCCGCCCGGCTGCCGGAAACGCTGCGGCACCTAGCACAGCAGCGCGTGGCGGCGGGGATACGCTGGGAAGTAGTGCTCGTGAGCAACGCCAGCACCGACGACACGCTGGCCGTGGCTCCACGCCTGTGGGCCGCGCTGGGGGCCCCCGCCCCGCTGCGCGTGCTCGACGAGCCGCAGGCCGGCAAAGAACATGCCCTAGTGCGTGGATTTGCCGCCGCCGCCTACGAGTTTATGGCGGTGGTGGACGACGATAACTGGCTGGCACCCGGCTACGTACAGCGCGCGTACGAAGTGATGAGCGCCCATCCGGAAATTGGGATTCTGGGAGCCCATGGGCAAGGCGCTTTCGAGGTGCCGCCGCCGGTGTGGTTCGCGCAATTTGAGGCCGTGTACGCCGTGGGGCCCCAAAACGGTGGGCAGAATGGCCCACTGCCCGATAAGGCTGGCTACCTGTACGGGGCGGGCTCAGTGGTACGGCAAACGGGCTGGCGTAAGCTGTTGGCCTACGGGTTTGCTTTCACGACGTCGGCTAAGCGAGGTGAGGTGCTATCGGGGGCTGAAGACATTGAGTTAGGGGATGCTCTGCGGCTGGCTGGCTACAAGCTCTGGTACGATGATGAACTGCGTTTCCAGCACTTTATGTATAAGGAGCGCCTAACGTGGGAGTACTTGCTGCGAATGGCCCGTAGTACAGCTTCGTCGCAGCTCACGAGCGTGGTGTATTACTTCATCTTTCGGCATCCCAATCTCACCGAAACACGTTTTCGGCAGCTGTACGCTAAGCGAATTTTGTGGCTAAGCACGCAAGTTGCCAAAAAGCCGGGGGCCTTGGTTACTGCATTGTCACGGCCAAACGATGAGCATTCAACCCGAAATTTTGAAACGCTGCGCTTGCTTTACAACCTGAAAACTTCGGTGACCCAGCGTACTGCGGCGGTGCAAGTATTTCGACAGGTGAGGGCTTTACAGCAGCGACTAGCTGATTTGGAGCGAGCTACCAAAAGCACAACATCAACCTAA
- a CDS encoding DUF1919 domain-containing protein, with product MSYFLDKRRQKLGRILDRRRLKNKDFTLFSNDCWGAEVYKHLGLPFNTPFIGLMLSAPCYLKLLSKPQYYLAQPLAFQAQSLYQNINELQERWAHRFPIALLGGDVEIQFLHYHSEEEARAKWTRRVQRINWDNIFIKFDGSKDYATPELVKTFDALPMPRLTLLSEPQADISSAVVVPRYTIDGMQQFERVLPHFDLVGWLNGGSIYATTGVQVYNKLLFPVIG from the coding sequence ATGAGCTATTTTCTAGATAAACGCCGCCAAAAACTGGGCCGAATACTGGACCGTCGCCGTTTGAAGAACAAGGACTTTACCTTGTTTTCCAATGACTGCTGGGGAGCAGAGGTGTATAAACACTTGGGGCTGCCTTTTAATACTCCTTTTATTGGTTTGATGCTATCGGCTCCGTGCTACCTGAAGCTATTGTCCAAACCCCAGTATTATCTGGCGCAACCCTTGGCGTTTCAGGCTCAATCACTTTACCAAAACATAAATGAGTTGCAGGAGCGCTGGGCACATCGTTTTCCAATCGCACTGCTGGGCGGTGACGTTGAGATTCAATTTCTGCACTACCACTCGGAGGAAGAGGCCCGGGCGAAGTGGACGCGGCGGGTTCAGCGCATAAATTGGGACAATATCTTCATCAAATTCGACGGCAGCAAGGATTATGCTACACCGGAGCTAGTGAAGACATTTGATGCCTTGCCGATGCCGAGGCTGACCTTGCTAAGCGAACCCCAAGCGGACATTTCGTCGGCTGTGGTAGTACCACGCTACACTATTGATGGCATGCAACAGTTTGAGCGAGTTTTACCGCATTTTGATTTAGTTGGCTGGTTGAATGGCGGAAGCATATATGCTACAACGGGGGTGCAGGTGTACAACAAGCTCTTATTTCCGGTAATCGGCTAG
- a CDS encoding glycosyltransferase family 8 protein, translated as MAVTVAEETLNIAVTFDQNYLPPAYALLTSILVNNSAVKVAIHAIATGLTVEQTDELTRYVRKYKGEISFYDLGKDFGADFILPKTAWWTTSIYYRLQFPLLLPKSVKKFLYLDTDIIVLRSLSMLFGTDMTSRPLAAVVDKIGARPELGIFEASNYFNSGVLLINKQEWLDQHISSKVIDFIRGNADKLVYPDQDALNVVFRNNWVRLASGFNTMFEDIPHGLSKQNYTNFLRDVVILHYTTQHKPWAMIGRNPLRYIYHRYLAKVPRKYQTYYTDFVWDRHKIREMIGIRLTETWPNISLFRKI; from the coding sequence ATGGCCGTTACTGTTGCTGAGGAGACGCTGAACATTGCTGTCACTTTTGATCAAAACTATTTACCACCAGCGTATGCGTTGCTAACGTCGATCTTGGTCAATAATAGCGCGGTAAAAGTTGCCATTCACGCAATAGCTACCGGTTTGACCGTAGAGCAAACGGATGAGCTTACCCGGTACGTGCGCAAATACAAGGGGGAGATTAGTTTTTATGACCTAGGAAAGGACTTTGGTGCTGATTTCATTTTACCTAAGACGGCGTGGTGGACAACCTCGATCTATTACCGGCTACAATTTCCTTTACTGCTGCCGAAGAGTGTAAAAAAGTTTTTGTATTTAGACACTGACATTATCGTGTTGCGAAGCCTGAGCATGCTTTTCGGCACAGATATGACGAGCAGGCCCTTGGCCGCCGTGGTAGATAAGATCGGTGCACGCCCGGAACTAGGAATTTTCGAAGCGAGTAATTATTTCAACTCCGGAGTGCTTCTTATTAACAAGCAGGAATGGCTGGACCAGCACATTAGCAGCAAGGTCATCGATTTTATACGTGGCAACGCAGATAAATTGGTTTATCCCGACCAGGATGCGTTGAACGTAGTATTTCGTAATAATTGGGTAAGGCTAGCGAGTGGCTTCAACACAATGTTTGAAGATATTCCGCACGGGTTATCGAAGCAGAATTACACCAATTTTCTTCGAGATGTTGTTATTCTGCATTACACTACGCAGCATAAGCCTTGGGCAATGATTGGCCGAAATCCATTACGCTACATATACCACCGATACTTGGCCAAGGTGCCCAGGAAGTACCAAACGTATTATACTGATTTTGTTTGGGACCGACACAAAATTCGGGAAATGATTGGGATTCGTCTAACTGAAACATGGCCAAATATTTCGTTGTTTCGGAAAATATAA
- a CDS encoding acyltransferase family protein, with protein sequence MQEIRALTGLRFLAALYVFIFHLHERHFFNWLPWYAKNIVEEGALGVNVFFVLSGILLTYSHLKDYDVPVFKGYTYFSTFLFKRFARIYPVLFIGILASLIISIFLGKFSSATLLIAFSEFTLTNAWFPKYTLNWLGGTWSLSAEMFFYLSFPFLLPVLLQIRRKNILFIILISAIILATLPGLYYSSMARNIQFDKMLYGFFYLFPPARIPEFICGCITAILIFRHGCRVPTWMAATASIAGLLYLIKFGPSLLGHVGHNRFVLPVIILIVGHLTQSNLSLFFRWLTLDSIVYLGRISYGFYIWQTVALELPDTVWTNNYFHLHKMPIALLIFSATIIAAIISYHLIEKPSHKVLLTMLRARHTMHSTKKLYSLKQKKIKT encoded by the coding sequence ATGCAAGAAATACGCGCGTTGACAGGCCTTCGCTTTTTAGCAGCATTATATGTTTTCATATTCCATTTGCACGAACGTCATTTTTTCAATTGGTTACCATGGTATGCCAAAAATATAGTGGAAGAAGGTGCTTTGGGAGTAAACGTTTTTTTTGTTCTATCGGGAATATTATTAACATACAGTCATTTGAAAGATTACGATGTACCCGTATTTAAAGGATATACATATTTTTCCACCTTTCTATTCAAAAGATTTGCACGCATATACCCTGTACTATTCATTGGTATTCTAGCAAGCTTAATAATTTCAATTTTCTTAGGAAAATTCTCTTCAGCTACTTTGCTTATTGCGTTTTCAGAATTTACTCTCACTAATGCTTGGTTTCCCAAATATACTTTAAACTGGCTTGGAGGAACATGGTCATTATCAGCCGAGATGTTCTTTTACTTATCATTTCCCTTTCTGCTTCCGGTCCTACTTCAAATTCGACGCAAAAATATACTTTTTATTATTCTTATAAGCGCGATTATTTTGGCCACACTACCAGGTTTATACTATTCGTCAATGGCTAGAAATATTCAATTTGATAAAATGTTATACGGTTTCTTTTACCTTTTTCCACCGGCAAGAATTCCTGAATTTATATGCGGCTGTATTACTGCGATTCTTATTTTCCGGCACGGATGTCGTGTACCAACATGGATGGCCGCTACGGCCAGCATTGCTGGGCTTCTGTACTTAATAAAATTTGGGCCTAGCCTGCTGGGCCATGTAGGGCATAACAGATTTGTACTGCCGGTTATCATTTTAATTGTAGGCCACTTAACTCAATCTAATCTCAGCTTATTTTTTCGGTGGCTCACGTTGGATTCGATTGTATACTTAGGACGTATCAGCTATGGCTTCTATATATGGCAGACGGTTGCTCTTGAGTTACCTGACACTGTATGGACGAATAATTATTTCCACTTACACAAAATGCCTATTGCACTGTTAATATTTTCTGCCACGATTATAGCAGCAATTATTTCCTATCATTTGATAGAGAAACCTAGTCACAAAGTATTACTTACGATGTTACGCGCTAGACATACTATGCACTCTACCAAGAAGTTATATAGTTTAAAGCAGAAAAAAATTAAAACATGA